One part of the Glycine soja cultivar W05 chromosome 11, ASM419377v2, whole genome shotgun sequence genome encodes these proteins:
- the LOC114376336 gene encoding cytosolic sulfotransferase 15-like yields the protein MPPTNLADFTNKKMDHEQEASEENKLSQDCKELILSLPREKGWITPYLYLFQGFWYSSTEIQAINTFQNQFQAKDNDVVIASVPKSGTTWLKALTFAILHRQYFPSLENHPLLIFNPHELVPPFEFVIYDEINGQTHDLSKMPKPRIFGTHVPFTSLAKSIKETDCKIIYICRNLFDTFVSTWVFVNKIMPKFLPTLPLEEAFERYCEGIIGFGPSWNHILDYWKESIARPKKVLFLKYEDLKENVHFNVKKIAEFLGCPFTKEEENSEVIENIIKLCSFEKMKELKVNKSGTMGKGRIVENKYFFRKAEIGDWVNYFSPSMVEKLSKIIEEKLSRSGLSFRVYDFNSSS from the coding sequence ATGCCTCCAACAAATCTCGCAGATTTCACGAACAAAAAAATGGATCATGAGCAAGAAGCAAgtgaagaaaacaaattaagccAAGATTGTAAGGAGTTAATTCTATCTCTTCCTAGAGAGAAGGGTTGGATAACACCGTATCTCTATTTATTCCAAGGCTTTTGGTACTCATCAACTGAAATCCAAGCCATAAACACTTTTCAAAACCAATTCCAAGCTAAGGacaatgatgttgttattgctAGTGTTCCAAAATCGGGCACCACTTGGTTGAAAGCCCTTACCTTTGCTATTCTCCATCGCCAGTATTTTCCTTCCTTAGAGAACCACCCATTACTTATTTTCAATCCCCATGAACTTGTGCctccatttgaatttgtcattTATGATGAAATTAATGGCCAAACTCATGACCTATCCAAAATGCCCAAGCCAAGAATTTTTGGGACTCATGTTCCATTCACTTCATTGGCCAAATCAATTAAAGAGACTGACTGTAAGATCATTTATATTTGTAGGAATCTATTTGACACCTTTGTTTCTACTTGGGTTTTTGTCAACAAAATTATGCCAAAGTTTTTGCCTACATTACCTCTAGAGGAAGCTTTTGAAAGATACTGTGAAGGGATAATTGGCTTTGGTCCATCTTGGAACCATATACTAGATTATTGGAAAGAGAGCATTGCTAGGCCGAAGaaagttttgttcttgaagtatGAGGACCTTAAAGAAAATGTTCATTTTAATGTGAAGAAAATAGCTGAGTTCTTGGGTTGTCCTTTCActaaagaggaagaaaatagtgaagtgattgaaaatataatcaaattatgTAGCTTTGAGAAGATGAAGGAATTAAAGGTAAATAAATCTGGAACAATGGGAAAAGGCAGGATTGTTGAGAATAAGTACTTCTTTCGAAAGGCAGAAATAGGAGATTGGGTAAATTATTTCTCCCCTTCAATGGTTGAAAAACTATCCAAAATCATAGAAGAAAAGTTAAGTAGATCGGGTCTATCATTTAGAGTGTACGACTTCAATAGTAGTAGCTAG